One genomic window of Globicephala melas chromosome 8, mGloMel1.2, whole genome shotgun sequence includes the following:
- the CDKN1C gene encoding cyclin-dependent kinase inhibitor 1C, with protein sequence MERLVARRTFPLFARTSACRSLFGPVDHEELSRELQMRLAELSAEDQRRWDYNFQQDVPLRGPGRLQWTEVDSDSVPAFYRETVQVGRCRLLLAPRPRPDGAGDSPPSGPPADESLDGLGEAPASPSSGPSVAPAPAPAPAPQESSEPEAVPPPRSQEPLAEPPHSGISGRPAPGTAATATNTNAAAATAAAAATTAAAGGAAIKKLSGPLISDFFAKRKRPAPEAKASNEVPAGCAAPGAAPAVGSAEQTPRKRLR encoded by the exons ATGGAGCGCCTGGTCGCCCGCCGCACCTTTCCCCTGTTCGCGCGCACCAGCGCTTGCCGCAGCCTCTTCGGGCCCGTGGACCACGAGGAGCTCAGCCGCGAGCTGCAGATGCGCCTAGCCGAGCTGAGCGCCGAGGACCAGCGTCGCTGGGACTACAACTTCCAGCAGGACGTGCCACTGCGGGGCCCCGGGCGCCTGCAGTGGACCGAGGTGGACAGCGACTCCGTGCCCGCCTTCTACCGCGAGACGGTGCAGGTGGGGCGCTGTCGCCTGCTCCTGGCGCCTCGTCCCCGCCCGGACGGCGCGGGCGATAGCCCGCCCTCCGGGCCGCCGGCCGATGAGTCCCTCGACGGCCTCGGGGAGGCGCCGGCGTCGCCGTCCAGCGGCCCGTCCGTAGCGcctgccccggccccggccccggcgccGCAGGAGAGCTCTGAGCCGGAGGCGGTCCCGCCGCCGCGCAGCCAGGAGCCCCTGGCCGAGCCGCCGCACTCAGGGATTTCGGGGCGCCCCGCGCCGGGCACTGCCGCCACTGCCACCAACACCaacgccgccgccgccactgccgccgccgctgccaccACTGCCGCCGCCGGAGGCGCCGCGATCAAGAAGCTGTCCGGGCCTCTCATCTCCG ATTTCTTCGCCAAGCGCAAGAGACCCGCGCCCGAAGCCAAGGCGTCGAACGAGGTTCCCGCGGGATGCGCCGCGCCCGGCGCCGCTCCAGCCGTCGGCTCGGCTGAGCAAACCCCGCGCAAGCGGCTGCGATGA